From a single Hymenobacter sp. YIM 151500-1 genomic region:
- a CDS encoding bifunctional UDP-3-O-[3-hydroxymyristoyl] N-acetylglucosamine deacetylase/3-hydroxyacyl-ACP dehydratase produces MNDKQHTIKAPVTVSGIGLHTGVQATMTFCPAPVGHGYKFQRIDLPGQPTVDADVDNVVDLSRGTTIEQNGARVNTVEHTLAALVGLQIDNVLIQLDGPEPPIMDGSSFEFIRPLQEVGLEEQNALRNYYEIPDEIRYVDNARAVEIAGLPLNSYRLTVMVDYNSPVLGSQHASLTHIDQFATEIASSRTFCFLHELEALYKQNLIKGGDLSNAIVVVDRVVSEEELSDLATMLGKPKVAVKKEGILNNVDLRYKNEPARHKLLDLVGDLALVGRPLKGQILAARPGHAANVAFAKRIKKKMMEAHTSPVPTYDPSREPVMDINQISQILPHRYPFLLIDKIIHLDASTVTGVKNVTMNEPFFPGHFPGNPVMPGVLQIEAMAQTGGILVLNTVPDPENYWTYFLGIENCRFRRKVLPGDTLIFKCELMAPIKRGIAKMSGKAYVNGKVVMEAEMSASIIRKDA; encoded by the coding sequence ATGAACGACAAGCAACATACCATCAAGGCTCCCGTCACCGTGAGTGGCATCGGCCTTCATACCGGCGTGCAGGCCACCATGACGTTTTGCCCCGCGCCCGTGGGCCACGGCTACAAGTTTCAGCGCATCGATTTGCCCGGCCAGCCTACCGTAGACGCCGACGTGGACAACGTGGTAGACTTGTCGCGCGGCACGACAATTGAGCAGAACGGGGCCCGCGTCAACACCGTGGAGCACACGCTGGCCGCGCTGGTAGGCTTGCAGATTGATAACGTGCTGATTCAGCTGGACGGCCCCGAGCCGCCCATCATGGACGGCAGCAGCTTCGAGTTTATCCGGCCCTTGCAGGAAGTGGGTCTGGAAGAGCAAAACGCCCTGCGCAACTACTACGAGATTCCCGACGAAATCCGCTACGTGGACAACGCCCGGGCCGTGGAAATTGCCGGTCTGCCGCTGAACTCCTACCGCCTCACGGTGATGGTGGACTACAACTCGCCGGTGCTGGGCTCCCAGCACGCCTCCCTCACCCACATCGACCAGTTTGCCACGGAAATTGCCTCGTCGCGCACCTTCTGCTTTCTGCACGAGTTGGAAGCCCTTTACAAGCAAAACCTGATCAAGGGCGGCGACCTGAGCAACGCCATTGTGGTGGTAGACCGCGTGGTGAGCGAGGAAGAGCTGAGTGACCTGGCCACCATGCTGGGCAAGCCCAAAGTGGCCGTCAAGAAAGAAGGCATCCTCAACAACGTGGACCTGCGCTACAAAAACGAGCCGGCCCGCCACAAGCTCCTCGACCTGGTGGGCGACCTGGCCCTGGTAGGCCGCCCGCTGAAAGGCCAGATTCTGGCCGCCCGCCCCGGCCACGCCGCCAACGTGGCCTTCGCCAAGCGCATTAAAAAGAAGATGATGGAGGCCCACACCAGCCCCGTGCCGACCTACGACCCGTCGCGCGAGCCGGTAATGGACATCAACCAGATCAGCCAGATTCTGCCCCACCGCTACCCCTTTCTGCTCATCGACAAAATCATTCACCTCGACGCCAGCACCGTGACGGGCGTGAAGAACGTGACGATGAACGAGCCCTTCTTTCCCGGCCACTTCCCCGGCAACCCCGTAATGCCCGGCGTGTTGCAGATTGAGGCCATGGCCCAGACCGGCGGCATTCTAGTGCTCAACACCGTGCCTGACCCCGAGAACTACTGGACCTACTTCCTGGGCATCGAAAACTGCCGCTTCCGCCGCAAAGTGCTGCCCGGCGACACCCTCATTTTCAAGTGTGAGCTGATGGCCCCCATCAAGCGTGGCATTGCCAAAATGAGCGGCAAAGCCTACGTGAACGGCAAGGTGGTGATGGAAGCCGAAATGTCGGCCAGCATCATCCGCAAAGACGCCTGA
- a CDS encoding dihydrolipoamide acetyltransferase family protein, translated as MARVEMVMPKMGESIMEGTVLKWLKQVGDAIEQDESVLEVATDKVDTEVPALHAGVLQEILVQEGQVVAVGAPIAVIETDAASATTAAPAATAAAPAPSSNGVEKAAAEVPYLPEAHDPQANPALAIATAAQPQTGRFYSPLVLSIAREEGISMADLEYLPGTGSEGRVTKKDILDYVAAGKKPLVPTAAPVAAAAQPQAVAAPAAPAPQVAPVPQAAPVAAAQPASTPQTASKPAPSVSGGQELIEMDRMRKMIAQRMVDSKRISPHVTSFVEADVTEIVNWRNRHKDTYKKREGENLTFTPIFIQAIARAIQDLPNINVSVDGDYIIKKRDINIGVAVALPSGNLIVPVIHNADQLNLNGLSKRVNDLAGRARANKLKPEDLEGGTYTVSNVGSFGNVMGTPIIMQPQVAIMAVGAIKKKPAVIETPQGDLIGIRHFMFLSHSYDHRVVDGSLGGMFVRKVADYLEQFDPNTAI; from the coding sequence ATGGCACGAGTAGAAATGGTGATGCCCAAAATGGGCGAAAGCATTATGGAAGGCACCGTTCTGAAATGGCTCAAGCAAGTAGGCGACGCCATTGAGCAGGACGAATCGGTGCTGGAAGTAGCCACCGACAAGGTAGACACCGAAGTTCCCGCCCTTCATGCCGGCGTGTTGCAGGAGATTCTGGTGCAGGAAGGCCAGGTGGTGGCCGTGGGCGCCCCCATTGCCGTGATTGAAACCGATGCCGCCAGTGCCACTACTGCCGCGCCAGCCGCCACGGCGGCGGCTCCCGCTCCGTCCAGCAATGGCGTAGAGAAAGCCGCTGCCGAAGTGCCTTACCTGCCCGAAGCTCATGACCCGCAGGCCAACCCCGCCCTGGCCATAGCCACGGCCGCGCAGCCCCAAACTGGCCGTTTCTACTCCCCGCTGGTGCTCAGCATTGCCCGCGAAGAAGGCATTTCCATGGCCGACCTGGAGTACCTGCCCGGTACCGGCAGCGAAGGCCGCGTCACCAAAAAGGATATTCTCGACTACGTAGCTGCCGGCAAAAAGCCGCTGGTTCCCACGGCCGCCCCCGTAGCCGCCGCAGCTCAGCCCCAGGCCGTTGCGGCCCCGGCTGCTCCCGCTCCGCAGGTGGCCCCGGTGCCCCAGGCTGCTCCAGTAGCTGCGGCACAACCTGCGTCTACTCCGCAGACTGCCAGCAAGCCTGCGCCCTCAGTAAGTGGTGGGCAGGAGCTGATTGAAATGGACCGCATGCGCAAGATGATTGCCCAGCGCATGGTGGATTCCAAGCGGATTTCGCCCCACGTTACCTCATTTGTGGAGGCCGACGTAACCGAAATCGTGAACTGGCGCAACCGGCACAAGGACACCTACAAGAAGCGCGAGGGCGAGAACCTCACCTTCACGCCCATCTTCATCCAGGCCATTGCCCGCGCCATTCAGGACTTGCCCAACATCAATGTATCGGTAGACGGGGACTACATCATCAAGAAGCGTGACATCAACATTGGGGTGGCCGTGGCCCTGCCCTCCGGCAACCTCATCGTACCCGTGATTCACAACGCCGACCAGCTCAACCTCAACGGCCTGAGCAAGCGCGTAAACGACCTCGCCGGCCGAGCCCGTGCCAACAAGCTCAAGCCCGAAGACCTGGAAGGCGGCACCTACACGGTGAGCAACGTGGGCTCGTTTGGCAACGTCATGGGCACGCCCATCATCATGCAGCCCCAGGTGGCCATCATGGCTGTGGGCGCCATCAAGAAGAAGCCCGCCGTCATCGAAACACCCCAGGGCGACCTAATCGGCATCCGGCACTTCATGTTCCTGTCGCACTCCTACGACCACCGCGTGGTAGACGGCTCCCTGGGCGGCATGTTCGTGCGCAAGGTGGCCGACTACCTGGAGCAGTTCGACCCCAACACGGCTATTTAG
- a CDS encoding competence/damage-inducible protein A — MPQVPNAEILTIGDELLYGQVIDTNSAFLGQELGKLGIRVKQITSVSDRADEIVAALDLARQRAEVVLMTGGLGPTKDDLTKHVLARYFGAELVLHPPTLEHVEAIFRRFNRPMLDVNRQQALVPSNCEVVFNAVGTAPGMWFEDQGTVFVSMPGVPFEMKRMMTDIVLPKLQAYFNTPAIEHIVIQTVGLGESFLAEKIADWEDALPPNVKLAYLPYLGGVRLRLTGHDDGQPNLRARMQELLPALQERLGEYIFAEGETTLEKAVGQLLRDRGLTVGTAESCTGGLLAHRLTSVPGSSHYFQGSVVAYSNDVKVQQLDVRPDTLAAHGAVSEATVREMAEGLRRRLGVDVALATSGIAGPDGGTPDKPVGTICIAYADQHRTVSKQFTFDRGRQLNVEYTATAALNLLRQSLPPQG, encoded by the coding sequence ATGCCCCAGGTTCCTAACGCAGAGATTCTTACCATCGGCGACGAGCTGCTGTACGGTCAGGTTATCGACACCAACTCAGCCTTTCTGGGCCAGGAGCTAGGCAAGCTCGGTATTCGCGTCAAGCAGATTACCAGCGTGTCGGATAGGGCCGACGAGATTGTGGCGGCTCTGGACCTGGCCCGGCAGCGGGCCGAGGTGGTGCTGATGACCGGCGGCCTCGGCCCCACCAAAGACGACCTGACCAAGCATGTGCTGGCCCGCTACTTTGGGGCCGAACTGGTGCTGCATCCGCCCACTCTGGAGCACGTGGAGGCTATTTTCCGGCGCTTCAACCGCCCCATGCTCGACGTGAACCGCCAGCAGGCCCTGGTGCCCAGCAACTGCGAGGTGGTGTTCAACGCCGTGGGCACGGCGCCGGGCATGTGGTTTGAGGACCAGGGCACCGTGTTTGTGAGCATGCCGGGCGTGCCGTTTGAAATGAAGCGCATGATGACCGACATCGTGCTGCCCAAGCTGCAGGCTTATTTCAATACGCCCGCCATTGAGCACATCGTCATTCAGACTGTAGGCCTGGGTGAGTCGTTTTTGGCCGAGAAGATTGCCGACTGGGAAGACGCCCTGCCCCCGAACGTGAAGCTAGCTTACTTGCCCTACCTGGGCGGGGTGCGCCTCCGCCTCACCGGCCACGACGACGGCCAGCCCAACCTGCGCGCCCGGATGCAGGAGCTGCTGCCGGCCCTGCAGGAGCGCCTAGGCGAGTATATTTTTGCCGAAGGCGAAACCACCCTGGAAAAAGCCGTGGGCCAGCTGCTGCGCGACCGGGGCCTCACCGTAGGCACGGCCGAGAGCTGCACGGGCGGGCTGCTGGCCCACCGCCTTACCAGCGTGCCAGGCAGCTCCCACTACTTCCAGGGCAGCGTGGTGGCCTACTCCAACGACGTAAAAGTGCAGCAGCTCGACGTGCGCCCCGACACCCTGGCCGCCCACGGGGCCGTGAGCGAAGCCACCGTGCGCGAAATGGCCGAAGGCCTGCGCCGCCGCCTGGGCGTGGATGTGGCCCTGGCCACCAGCGGCATTGCCGGCCCCGACGGCGGCACCCCCGACAAGCCCGTGGGCACCATCTGCATAGCCTACGCCGACCAGCACCGCACCGTGAGCAAGCAGTTTACTTTCGACCGGGGCCGCCAGCTCAACGTGGAGTACACCGCCACCGCCGCCCTCAACCTGCTGCGCCAGAGCCTGCCGCCGCAAGGCTAA
- the lpxA gene encoding acyl-ACP--UDP-N-acetylglucosamine O-acyltransferase, whose amino-acid sequence MNQPLAYIHPEAKIAQNVVVEPFTTIDKDVEIGAGTWIGPNVTIMAGARIGKNCKIFPGAVLAAVPQDLKFAGEKTTAHIGDNTVIRECVTVNRGTVDKLRTVVGANCLLMAYVHIAHDCFIGDNCILANTVQVAGHVEIGDYAIVGGSSAVHQFVRIGPHAMISGGSLIRKDVPPFVKAGREPLSYAGINSIGLRRRGFSDQKIAEIQQLYRLLFLSGLNNAAALDQIELELAPSPERDEVVNFIRNSGRGVIKGYGRGSGNLGE is encoded by the coding sequence ATGAACCAGCCGCTCGCCTATATACACCCCGAGGCTAAGATTGCGCAGAACGTAGTGGTAGAGCCGTTTACCACGATTGACAAGGACGTTGAAATCGGGGCGGGCACGTGGATTGGGCCTAACGTGACGATTATGGCGGGGGCCCGCATCGGCAAGAATTGCAAGATTTTTCCGGGCGCCGTACTTGCGGCTGTGCCGCAGGACCTCAAGTTTGCGGGCGAAAAAACCACGGCCCACATCGGCGACAACACCGTGATTCGGGAGTGCGTGACGGTGAACCGCGGCACCGTGGACAAGCTGCGCACTGTGGTGGGCGCCAACTGCCTGCTCATGGCCTACGTCCACATTGCCCACGACTGCTTTATCGGCGACAACTGCATCCTGGCCAACACCGTGCAGGTGGCTGGCCACGTCGAAATCGGTGATTATGCCATCGTCGGCGGGTCGTCGGCGGTGCACCAGTTTGTGCGCATCGGGCCCCACGCCATGATTTCGGGCGGCTCTTTGATTCGCAAGGACGTGCCGCCGTTTGTGAAGGCGGGCCGGGAGCCGCTGAGCTACGCCGGCATCAACAGCATCGGGCTGCGCCGCCGCGGCTTCTCCGACCAGAAGATTGCCGAAATCCAACAGCTCTACCGCCTGCTCTTCCTCAGCGGCCTCAACAACGCCGCCGCCCTCGACCAGATTGAGCTGGAGCTGGCCCCCTCCCCGGAGCGCGACGAAGTGGTAAACTTCATCCGCAACTCCGGCCGCGGCGTCATCAAAGGCTACGGCCGCGGCAGCGGCAATCTGGGTGAATAA
- a CDS encoding DUF4197 domain-containing protein — MKKICLSLLLAALLGLAGTAAAQTIRIPKIGGLQLPQPRTSTTKAGSTGSLSQDEAARGLKEALTQGISKGADQASQTDGFYLNRLIRIPFPPDAQRVATTLRSIGLGREVDKFELTLNRGAEDAAKSAKPIFLAAIKSLTFKDVWGILTGEKDAATNYLKRTTTEQLTTAFKPIIQQSLDKVGATRYYAALTTRYNQIPLVRPVQTDLNQYATDKAIDGLFTLIAQEEANIRENPVARTTELLRRVFGRKSS, encoded by the coding sequence ATGAAAAAGATTTGCCTTTCCCTGCTGCTGGCTGCCCTGCTGGGCCTTGCCGGCACTGCCGCTGCCCAAACCATCCGCATCCCCAAAATTGGCGGCTTGCAACTGCCCCAGCCCCGTACCTCCACCACCAAAGCCGGCAGCACCGGCAGCCTCAGCCAGGACGAAGCCGCCCGCGGCCTCAAAGAAGCCCTGACCCAGGGCATCAGCAAAGGCGCCGACCAAGCCTCCCAAACCGACGGTTTCTACCTGAACCGGCTGATTCGCATTCCGTTTCCGCCCGATGCCCAGCGCGTGGCCACCACGCTGCGCTCCATCGGCCTGGGCCGGGAGGTCGATAAGTTTGAGCTAACCCTGAACCGCGGGGCCGAAGACGCCGCCAAGAGCGCCAAGCCCATCTTCCTGGCTGCCATCAAGAGTCTGACCTTCAAGGATGTGTGGGGCATCCTGACCGGCGAGAAAGACGCGGCCACCAACTACCTCAAGCGCACCACCACCGAGCAGCTCACCACGGCCTTCAAGCCCATTATTCAGCAAAGCCTCGACAAAGTAGGCGCCACCCGTTACTACGCGGCCCTTACCACCCGCTACAACCAGATTCCGCTGGTGCGTCCCGTCCAAACCGACCTCAATCAATACGCCACCGACAAGGCCATCGACGGCCTGTTCACGCTCATTGCCCAGGAAGAAGCCAATATCCGCGAAAACCCTGTGGCCCGCACCACCGAGCTGCTCCGCCGCGTCTTCGGCCGGAAGTCCTCTTAG
- a CDS encoding Uma2 family endonuclease, with product MSAQPQPLLDTKTFATDEEYLAAERQAEFKHEYYQGEVVAMAGASNEHNLITGNLITTLNVALRDRDCTVRASDMRLQTTAAGLYSYPDVSVVCGLPEFRPDAYLDTLLNPSLLVEVTSKSTEQLDRRNKFMLYRLIPSLQYYLLVSSKQPEVVVYARDEGEKWLLEIFSNLAVSIPLPLLDIELPLTEVYRKVTFPPDTSGPRQ from the coding sequence ATGTCTGCGCAGCCTCAGCCGCTCCTTGATACCAAGACGTTTGCCACCGACGAAGAATATCTGGCTGCGGAACGGCAAGCCGAGTTCAAGCACGAGTATTACCAGGGAGAGGTGGTGGCCATGGCCGGTGCCAGTAATGAGCACAACCTTATTACCGGTAATTTGATTACGACGTTAAATGTCGCCTTACGAGACCGGGACTGCACTGTTCGGGCCAGCGACATGCGCCTACAAACCACAGCTGCCGGGTTGTATTCTTACCCCGACGTATCGGTGGTGTGCGGGTTGCCAGAGTTCCGGCCCGACGCCTACCTCGATACCCTGTTGAATCCGTCGCTGCTCGTAGAAGTAACATCGAAAAGTACCGAGCAGCTTGACCGTCGCAACAAATTCATGTTGTACCGCCTGATTCCTAGCCTGCAATACTACTTACTAGTATCAAGCAAGCAGCCGGAGGTTGTGGTGTACGCACGCGACGAAGGTGAGAAGTGGCTTCTGGAAATATTTTCCAATCTGGCGGTTAGTATCCCGCTTCCGCTGCTGGATATAGAGTTACCGTTGACTGAAGTGTATCGCAAAGTAACTTTTCCGCCTGATACTTCCGGGCCTCGGCAGTAA
- the lpxD gene encoding UDP-3-O-(3-hydroxymyristoyl)glucosamine N-acyltransferase — protein MEFTVGQIAEVLRGAVEGDASPRIDRLAKIEEAQAGSLSFLANLKYEPYLYSTGATAVIVSRTLELKQPTAAALIRVDDPYTSFTTLLEFYQQATRTGKRGVEEPSFLGAGSTIGDNHYRGAFSYIGENCEIGRDVVIFPHVFIGDRVRIGDGTILYAGAKIYAETVIGARCTIHAGAVIGSDGFGFAPQLDGSYRTIPQIGNVVLEDNVSVGANTTIDCATLGSTIIREGAKIDNLVQLAHNVEVGRHTVVAAQTGVSGSTKIGDFCVLAGQTGIAGHLTLTNRTTVTAQSGVGKSIKEEGVVLQGSPAFNLRDSLRANAVFRRLPDLERRLDQLERSRTQPENS, from the coding sequence ATGGAATTTACCGTAGGCCAGATAGCAGAAGTGCTGCGCGGAGCAGTGGAAGGCGACGCCTCGCCGCGCATTGACCGGTTGGCAAAAATTGAAGAAGCTCAGGCCGGCTCACTCTCCTTTCTGGCCAATCTTAAGTACGAACCTTACCTCTACAGCACCGGCGCCACGGCCGTCATCGTGAGCCGCACGCTGGAGCTGAAGCAGCCTACCGCCGCGGCCCTGATTCGGGTGGACGACCCGTACACCAGCTTCACGACGCTGCTGGAGTTTTATCAGCAGGCCACGCGCACCGGCAAGCGCGGCGTGGAGGAGCCCAGCTTCCTCGGCGCCGGCTCCACCATCGGCGACAACCACTACCGCGGGGCCTTCTCCTACATCGGCGAGAACTGCGAAATCGGGCGCGACGTGGTGATTTTCCCGCACGTGTTCATCGGCGACCGGGTGCGTATCGGCGACGGTACCATTCTGTATGCCGGGGCCAAAATCTACGCCGAAACCGTCATTGGGGCCCGCTGCACCATTCACGCGGGGGCCGTCATCGGCTCCGATGGGTTTGGCTTCGCGCCCCAGCTCGACGGTTCCTACCGCACCATCCCGCAGATTGGCAACGTAGTGCTGGAAGACAACGTGAGCGTGGGCGCCAATACCACCATCGACTGCGCCACCCTGGGCTCTACCATCATCCGGGAAGGCGCCAAAATCGACAACCTCGTGCAGCTGGCCCACAATGTGGAGGTGGGCCGCCACACCGTGGTAGCGGCCCAAACAGGCGTGTCGGGCTCCACCAAAATCGGGGACTTCTGCGTGCTGGCCGGCCAAACGGGCATTGCCGGCCACCTCACCCTGACCAACCGCACCACCGTCACGGCGCAGTCGGGCGTGGGCAAGTCTATCAAGGAAGAGGGAGTGGTGCTGCAAGGCTCCCCGGCCTTCAACCTGCGCGACAGTTTGCGCGCCAACGCCGTTTTTCGCCGCCTGCCCGACCTGGAGCGCCGCCTCGACCAGCTTGAACGCAGCCGTACCCAACCGGAAAACTCCTAG
- a CDS encoding ABC transporter ATP-binding protein, with product MMQITAVGLGKRFARDWIFRELTHVFRAGTATAILGPNGAGKSTLLNTLSGQQLPTAGTLTYEQDGRAVAVEDVPAYLAYAAPYLELIEELTLTELLQFHTRFKPLRPGLSSAQLIELMYLEKSRHKLVRDFSSGMKQRLKLALALYSAAPLLLLDEPTTNLDRAGVHWYQEHVRATLPGRTVLISSNVPEEYDFCPEQLLITDFGAQAAR from the coding sequence ATGATGCAGATTACCGCCGTGGGGCTGGGCAAGCGGTTTGCCCGGGACTGGATATTTCGGGAGCTGACCCACGTGTTTCGGGCGGGCACGGCCACGGCTATTTTGGGCCCCAATGGGGCCGGCAAAAGCACCTTGCTCAACACGCTGTCGGGGCAGCAGTTGCCTACGGCGGGCACGCTCACCTACGAGCAGGATGGGCGCGCGGTGGCCGTCGAGGACGTGCCGGCCTACCTGGCCTACGCTGCGCCCTACCTGGAGCTGATTGAGGAGCTGACCTTAACCGAGCTGCTGCAGTTTCACACCCGCTTCAAGCCGCTGCGGCCGGGCCTCAGCTCTGCTCAGCTCATCGAGCTGATGTACCTCGAAAAGTCGCGCCATAAGCTGGTGCGCGACTTTTCGTCGGGTATGAAGCAGCGCCTGAAGCTGGCCCTGGCCCTGTACAGCGCCGCCCCTCTCCTGCTGCTCGACGAGCCCACCACCAACCTTGACCGGGCCGGCGTGCACTGGTACCAGGAGCACGTGCGCGCCACGCTGCCGGGCCGCACCGTGCTCATATCCAGCAACGTGCCCGAGGAATATGACTTCTGCCCTGAGCAGTTGCTGATTACCGATTTTGGGGCGCAGGCGGCGCGGTAG
- a CDS encoding S9 family peptidase, with the protein MNLLSTWLTGLSLLVGTAAAAQSASPTPMLKPPVAAIKPKQLTSPFGTRTDNYYWLNERENPEVLSYLRAENAYTEQQLAPVKALQDKLFQEIKGRIKEQDESVPYRDNGYYYYTRYEAGAEYPIYCRKKDNLKAPEEVLLNANELGKGKAYYQIGGFEVSDDNQVLAYTEDVVSRRLYTLRFRNLKTGQLYPEQIPNTSGNAVWAADNKTVFYTKKDPGTLLDYQLYRHTLGTDPKQDALVYEEKDNTYRIRVGRSKSRKYIFLQAGSTMSSETRFLDAATPTAALTTFLPREADHLYDVEHFGSDFYVRSNAGAPNFRLLKTPVANTAKTAWQEVIAHRPAVFLENMELFRDYLVLGERREGLLQLRVIRWKDKQEHYLNFGEPAYTAAISINPEFNTPVLRYSYSSLTTPNSTYDYDMGARTKALRKEQAVLGGFKKEDYITERVYATATDGTRIPMSIVYKKGFKKDGSAPVLQYAYGSYGISMNPTFSAARLSLLDRGFAYVVCHIRGGQEMGRQWYEDGKKLKKKNTFTDFTDCSKFLIDQKWTSAQKLFAMGGSAGGLLMGAVVNLHPEYYKGVVAAVPFVDVVTTMLDASIPLTTGEYDEWGNPNQKEFYDYMLSYSPYDQVKAQAYPNMLVTTGLHDSQVQYFEPAKWVAKLRTLKTDNNLLLLHTDMDAGHGGASGRFKSIHDVARQYAFMLMLLGVKA; encoded by the coding sequence ATGAACCTCTTATCGACTTGGCTGACCGGCCTGAGCCTGCTGGTGGGCACCGCCGCCGCGGCTCAATCAGCCTCCCCAACTCCCATGCTCAAACCACCCGTTGCGGCTATCAAGCCCAAGCAGCTCACCTCGCCCTTCGGCACGCGCACCGACAACTACTACTGGCTGAATGAGCGCGAAAACCCGGAAGTGCTCAGCTACCTCCGCGCCGAAAACGCCTACACCGAGCAGCAGCTGGCCCCGGTGAAGGCTTTGCAGGATAAGCTGTTTCAGGAAATCAAGGGCCGCATCAAGGAGCAGGATGAGTCGGTGCCCTACCGCGACAATGGGTACTACTACTACACCCGCTACGAGGCCGGAGCCGAGTACCCGATTTACTGCCGCAAGAAAGACAACCTGAAAGCCCCGGAGGAGGTGCTGCTCAACGCCAACGAGCTGGGCAAGGGCAAGGCCTACTACCAGATTGGTGGTTTTGAGGTGAGCGACGACAACCAGGTGCTGGCCTACACGGAGGACGTGGTGAGCCGGCGCCTCTACACCCTGCGCTTCCGTAACCTCAAAACCGGCCAGCTCTACCCCGAGCAAATCCCGAACACCAGCGGCAACGCGGTGTGGGCCGCCGACAACAAAACGGTGTTCTACACCAAGAAAGACCCCGGTACCCTGCTCGACTACCAGCTCTACCGCCACACCCTGGGCACCGACCCCAAGCAGGACGCGCTGGTGTACGAGGAAAAGGACAACACCTACCGCATCCGGGTGGGGCGGTCGAAGTCGCGCAAGTACATCTTTTTGCAGGCCGGCAGCACCATGTCGTCGGAAACCCGGTTTCTGGACGCGGCTACGCCCACGGCGGCCCTCACCACCTTCCTGCCCCGCGAGGCCGACCATTTGTACGACGTGGAGCACTTCGGCTCGGATTTTTACGTGCGCTCCAATGCCGGGGCGCCCAATTTTCGGCTGCTGAAAACGCCCGTAGCCAACACCGCCAAAACCGCCTGGCAGGAAGTTATTGCGCACCGCCCGGCTGTGTTTCTGGAAAATATGGAGCTGTTTCGGGACTATCTGGTGCTGGGCGAGCGGAGGGAAGGGCTGCTGCAGCTGCGCGTGATTCGGTGGAAGGACAAGCAGGAGCACTACCTCAATTTCGGGGAGCCGGCCTACACGGCGGCCATCAGCATCAACCCGGAGTTTAACACGCCGGTGCTGCGCTACAGCTATTCTTCGCTCACCACGCCCAACTCCACTTACGATTACGACATGGGCGCCCGCACCAAAGCCCTGCGCAAAGAGCAGGCCGTGCTGGGCGGGTTCAAAAAAGAAGATTACATAACGGAACGGGTGTACGCCACGGCCACCGACGGCACGCGCATTCCCATGTCCATCGTTTACAAGAAGGGCTTCAAAAAGGACGGTTCGGCGCCGGTGTTGCAGTACGCCTATGGCTCCTACGGCATCTCCATGAACCCCACCTTCAGCGCGGCCCGGCTCAGCTTGCTCGACCGGGGCTTTGCCTACGTGGTGTGCCACATCCGGGGTGGGCAGGAGATGGGCCGGCAGTGGTACGAGGATGGCAAAAAGCTCAAGAAGAAGAACACGTTCACGGACTTCACCGACTGCTCCAAGTTCCTGATTGACCAGAAGTGGACTTCGGCGCAGAAGCTGTTTGCCATGGGTGGCTCGGCGGGCGGCCTGCTGATGGGTGCCGTCGTGAACCTGCACCCGGAGTACTACAAAGGTGTGGTGGCGGCAGTGCCCTTCGTGGATGTAGTAACCACCATGCTCGACGCAAGCATTCCGCTGACCACCGGCGAGTACGACGAGTGGGGCAACCCCAACCAAAAGGAGTTCTACGACTACATGCTCAGCTACTCGCCCTACGACCAGGTGAAGGCCCAGGCTTACCCCAACATGCTCGTTACCACCGGCCTGCACGACTCGCAGGTGCAGTATTTCGAGCCAGCCAAGTGGGTAGCCAAGCTCCGCACCCTGAAAACCGACAACAACCTGCTGCTACTGCACACTGATATGGACGCCGGCCACGGCGGCGCCTCCGGCCGCTTCAAGTCCATCCACGACGTAGCCCGGCAGTATGCTTTTATGCTCATGCTGCTGGGGGTGAAGGCGTAG